In Streptomyces paludis, the genomic stretch CGATCGCCGAGTACGTGGCCGCCCTGGTGCTCGCCATGGCGAAGGATCTGCCCGGCACGCTGGACCTCCAGCGGCAGCGGCGCTGGCGCCACCGCGAGGGGCTGCGGGTCGCGGACAGCCGCGCCGTCGTGATCGGCTCGGGCCCGATCGGCCGGACCGTGGCCCGTACGCTGCGCTCCCTCGGCGCGACCGTGGCAGTCACGGGGCGTACGGCCCGCCCCGGGGTGTACGGCGCCGACCAGCTGGACCGGCTGGTCACCCGGGCCGACTGGGTGATCGGCGCGGCGCCGCTCACGGACGCGACCAAGGGGATGTTCGACGCCCGGCTGTTCGGGCTGATGCAGCCCTCGGCGCGCTTCATCAACGTGGGGCGCGGCGGGCAGGTCGTGGAGAGGGACCTCGCGGCGGCCGTGTCGAAGCGGTGGATCGCGGGCGCGGCGGTCGATGTCTTCGAACACGAGCCGCTGGACGCCCGGAGCCCGCTGTGGGACGTGCCGGGACTGATCGTCTCCCCGCACATGAGCGGTGACACGGTGGGGTGGTGCGACCGTCTGGGTGAACAGTTCGTAGAGCTTTACGGACTTTGGTCGGCCGGAAAGCCCCTACTCAACGTGGTGGACAAGAAACGTGGGTACGTCCCCATGCATGACTGATCACACACTTCTCACCGACTTGACCCGACTCTCCGCACATCAGCTGCTGGCCGGCTACGCGCGCGGCGACTTCTCCCCCGTCGACGCGGTCCGGGCCGTGCTGGACCGGATCGACACGGTCCAGCCGCTGGTCAACGCGTTCGTACGGATCGACTCCGGGGCGGCGCTCGACGCGGCCGAGAAGTCGGCCGCCCGGTGGCGGAACAAGGAGCCGCACGGACTGCTGGACGGGGTGCCGGTGTCCGTGAAGGACCTCTTCCTCCAGAGCGGCGGCCCCACCCTGCGCGGTTCACGGACCGTACGGACGGCCGGCGCCTGGGCCGAGGACGCCCCGGCGGTGGCGCGGCTGCGCGAGCACGGCGCGGTGCTCGTCGGGAAGACGACGACGCCGGAGTTCGGCTGGAAGGGCGTCACGGACTCCCCGCTGAACGGCGTGACGCGCAATCCGTACGACCTCTCCCGCACCTCCGGCGGGTCCAGCGGGGGCAGCGCGGCGGCGGTGGCGACGGGCGCGGCTCCGCTGTCGATCGGGACGGACGGCGGCGGCTCGGTCCGTATCCCGGCGTCCTTCTGCGGGATCTTCGGTTTCAAACCCACGCACGGGCGCGTACCGCTGTATCCGGCCGGACCGTTCAGCACGCTCGCGCACGCCGGTCCGATGGCGCGGGACGCGGCGGACGCGGCGCTGTTGCTGGATGTGATCAGCGGCCCCGACTGGCGCGACTGGTCCCAGCCCGCCCCGGCCGCGCCGCTCACCTCCACGCTCACGGACGGCGTGAACGGCGTGAAGGGGGTGCGGATCGCCTACTCCCCCTCCTTCGGAGGGCAGGTGGCGGTCCGGCCGGCGGTGGCCTCGGCGGTACGGCGGGCGGTGGAGCGGCTCGCGGAGCTGGGCGCGTACATCGAGGAGGCCGATCCGGACATCACCGATCCCGTGGAGACCTTCCACACCCTGTGGTTCGGCGGCGCGGCCCGGCTGGTGCAGCCGTACGGCGAGGACCGGCGGGCGCTGCTCGACCCGGGGCTGCGGGAGATCGCCGCGGCGGGCGAGCGGTACAGCGCGCTGGACTATCTGAAGGCGGTGGACGCGCGGATGGAGCTGGGGCGGCGGCTGGGCAGGTTCCACGCGTCGTACGACCTGCTGGTCACCCCGACGCTGCCGATCACCGCGTTCGAGGCGGGCCGGGAGTCGCCGCCCGGCGCGCGCGGGGTGCCGGGCTCGCGCAGTTCGGGGCAGCGCCGGTGGACGACGTGGACACCGTTCACGTACCCGTTCAATCTGACGCGGCAGCCGGCCGCGACCGTGCCGTGCGGGGTGGACGGGGACGGGCTGCCGATCGGGGTGCAGCTGGTCGCGGCCCGGCACGGCGACGCGCTGGTGATGCGCGCCGCGCACGCGCTGTACGAGGCGGGGGCGGCCCGGATCCCGGAGCCCGCGCTCCGCTGAGCGCCAAGAAAAATCCTCGCGCCCGCCCGGCGCGGGCAAACCTACTCGCGGGTTACCCGCGCGGCGCTCCGGTTCCCGCCCGCACGGCTCTGACCTCACACTCTGTTGAAGTGGTATGCGTCTGGCATATGCCAGCGTAGTGCGGCCCAGTACAGGGGCCCTGGGCCGCACCTGGATCCGTGGTCCACAGCGGCCCCGTCGCGGTCCCCCGGCGGCTATCGTGGTCCGTGAGCTTGCGGTCACAACCTGCTAGGGGGAACCGTGGTGCTGAAGCCGGAGCCGACCGCGCCCTTCCACTCGGTGCGGTACGTCCTGCGCGTACTGGAGACCGTTTCCAAGTACGGCGGCGGCGTCACGGACACCCAGATCGCCCGCGAGAGCGGACTGCCGGCCGGTCATCTCGTCCCCCTGCTGTCGATGCTGCGCCGCGAGGGATACGTGGAGCGGGTCCCGGACGGCGCGTATGTGATCGGCGACTCGCTCGCGCTGCTCGGCTCGGGCGCCGACCGGAAGCAGGCGCTGGCCGCCCGGGTGCGGGACAGCCTCGACGAGCTGCGCGACACCGTGGGCGCGGCGGTCTACGTCAGCCGCTACATCGACGGGGAGATCCGGGTCACGGAGGTCTCCGACGGCCCGCTCACCCCCGCGGTCAACGAGTACGTGGACTTCCGCGCGACCGGCCACGCCAGCGCGATCGGCAAGTGCCTGCTGACCCAGCTGGACCACCACGGCCGCAAGGACCATCTGGCCCGGCACCGGATCGCCCGGTTCACCTCGCGGACGATCACCAGCGAGCAGCTGCTGCTCTCCCGGCTGGACAGCCAGCCGGCGACCATGCCCGTACTGGACCTCCAGGAGTACGCGCTGGGCACGGTCTGCGCGGCGGTCCCGCTGACGGCGGGGGCCACGGTGGGCTGCCTCGCGCTCTCCCTCCCGCTGGACAACATGCACCGGCTGCGCGCGGCGGCGGAGACGCTGAACCGCAGCGCGGCCCCGATGGCGCTGGCCCTGACGATCTAGGACCTGCCCCCCTAGGACCGGGACCGGACCAGGACCGGGACGACGGCGTGGGTGCTGGTCCCGAGCACCCCGGAACAGCGGGTATTATTTTCGAGTCAGCAGGCGCCGCTAGCTCAGTTGGTTAGAGCAGCTGACTCTTAATCAGCGGGTCCGGGGTTCGAGTCCCTGGCGGCGCACCGACAGGGTGAGGCCCCTCGTGAGAACGAGGGGCCTCACTTTTTTCCGTGCGGGGTCCCGATTACGCCGCTGTCCCGTTCGCCGGGGAGACCCCGAAGATGTCGACCGCCTTGTAGTACGTCCACGCCGTGCTGGTGCACGAGACCTTCGTCGCGCCCGAGTACGCGGCGCACACCCGCTTCAGGTCCTCGTAGAAGGCCGAGTCGAGCCGGGCCTTGTTGGCGCTGAACGTGCCGGCCGCCTTGTAGTTGCGGTAGCCGAAGTCATGGCGGGCGCAGGAGTTCTTGAAGGGGAAGCCGAAGGGGTTGTCGGGGGACTTCGAGCAGTAGTCGGTGGACCAGTCGAACCCGTACGCCGACCACGCGCCCGGGTTGGCCCGAGCGGCCGCCCAGGCGTTGTAACTGGCGGCGCTGGTCTGCGTCCAGGAGCTGAGCACCTGCGGCTTGTCGGCGGGGGCGGCATGGGCCTGAGTGCTGGTCAGCAGGACGGCGGGGAGCGCGAGTGCCGCGGATATGAGGGAGAGCGACAGGCTTCTGCGCATGACGGAAAACCTCCGGGCGGAAGTGGGGGGATGGGGACGCGAAGGGGGAATCCGGGTGGAACAGGGGAAAGATGGGGGAAATCTGGGGGAACTGTCGGGGATACGTCGCTCCCCGCCCGGGACGGCGCGGAGCGACCACAGCGCGAACCACACAGTCACCGCAAGGTTCTACGCGCGGTGACCGTCGTCGAAATGGTCCCCCACAATCCGGTGGGGGCAAACCCCTCCGACACCGAACTCCCCAATAAACATGGCTTGTTACCGACACAGGAGCCCCGGGGTTCACCCGGGGCTCACTCGTGGTTCACGCCATTGCGCGCGGCCCGGGGAGCGGCGCCCCGCCCGGCACCCCGCCCGGAGCCCCACCCGGCGCCCCGCCCGGACCCGGTCTCACAGCCGCTCGCCGCCCCCCTGACGGCCCGTGTAGAACGCGACGGTGAGGTCCTTGACCAGCGCCTTGCGCTCGTAGTCGTCCAGTTCGACCAGCCCGCGCGAAGTCAGCCTGCCGACCGTGTCGTCCACCGCGTCCACCACCGAGGTCAGCACGCTGTCCCGGTGCTGGGCGTCGATCGCCGCGATCCGGCTGCGCTGCATGGCCGCGGCGATCTCCGGGGCGTACTCGATCCGGGTCGGCTGCGCGGAGAAGACGTCGATCCCCACCGGCAGGCACTCCGCCGACAGCAGCCGCGTCAGCGCGTCACCCACCGCCTCGGCGTCGCGCAGGGTCGGCGCCTCGTCGTGGAACGCGTCGGCGGGCAGCTGCGAGAGGACCCGCGCCATCGCCGCCTCCACCTGCTCCCGCAGATACTCCTCGTGGTCCTGGACGCCGAGGGCCGCGCGTACGGTGTCCCCGACCCGCCAGATCACCAGCACGACGACGCGCAGCGCGGTGCCGTTCGAGTCGACCGCAGGCATCGGCTCGCTGCGCCAGTGCCGCAGCCGTACGTCCACGCCCCGGCGCAGCAGCAGGGGGCTCATCCAGAGCAGTCCCGTACGGCGCACGCTCCCCCGGTAGTCGCCGAAGAGCGTCAGCACCCACGCCTGGCCGACCCGGCCGCGGCCCAGTCCGCCGAAGGCGAGGAGCGCGACGGTCAGACCGACCGCGAGCAGCACCCAGAGCCCGGCCCCGACGCCCGGCCCGTGGTACGGGCGCGACGGCAGCCGGAGCGCGCCGCTCACCCCCGCCGGCAGCGCCCCCGCCCACCACACCGCTGCCGCGCACCCGAGCAGCGCGGCGGTCCCGGTGAGGACGGCGGCCCAGCCGGGGAGCGCCGGCCCCGGCCGCTCGGCCAGCCTGGGATCGCAGGGCGGCGCGGCGCGCGGCGGCCGGACGGGGGCCGGCGCGGGCGCCCGTACCCACTCCCGCACCCGGGGCTGCTCGCCGGTGCCCCGGCGCCGTCCGATGACGGTGGACCGGGCGGGGCCGCCGGCCGCTTCGAGGGCGTCGGCCTCGTCACGGAAGAGAAGATGGACGGGGATCTCCTGGGTGGCCTCCCCCACGATGAGCGGGTTCCAGCGGGGCAGCTGACCGCTGTTGACGCGTCCGTCGCCGTTCGCCGGACCGAAGGACGCGGCGGATACGGCGGGGGCGGCGATCACCGCAGGTACGTCGGGAATGGATGCGGGGACGGTGACCGTCGAAGGAACAGCGGGCCCGGCCTCCACCACGGCCTCGGTCTCCGGTTCGGGCTCGCGTTCGGATTCGCGTTCATATGCGCGTTCCGGCTCGCGTTCGCGTTCGACGACCGGCTCGGGCGGCGCCTCGGCCGGCTCCACCGGGTGCGTCGGCTCCGCCACCTCCGCCGCCGGATCCCGCACCAGCACTCCGTACCCGGCGTCCGCCGGGGACGACTCGGGCCGTACGACGAACACGCCCCGCAGGTCGGGCACGTCGTCGTTCGATTGCGAGGTCGTCGTCATCCTTCTTGCCTCCGTCATGCGAAGAGTCGCCGCCAGGTCTGCGGGCCGGGGTAGCCGTCGGCCTCCGCGCCGCGCCAGCCCTGCGCGCGTTGGAACGCCTCGACATTGCGCCGGTCCGCCTCGGTCCATCGCGTTCCCGGGCCCGAGACGTAGTGCTTGCCGAAGCCCTTGCGCACGAGCTGCCGGCCGAGTTCGGCGACGTACGCGCTGGAGCGGCCCGGCCGGAAGTGCCCGGCGCCGGGAAACGCCGACGCCTTCGCCCCGGCGCTCACCTGCGTACCCCTGCCGCCCTGCGCGCCGGGACCAGCACCGGCACCGCCCGCGAGTCCGGCTCCCGCTCCCGGTCCGGCCGCAGGTGCTGCGCCCGCGCCCGCCGGCGGGATGTCCTTGCCCAGCCCCTTCACCAGATACCGCCAGGTCTCCGGGCCCGGCAGCCCGTCCGCCTCCGCGCCGCGCCAGCCCTGCGCGAGCTGGAACGCCTGGGTGGCCCGCCGGTCCGCCTCGCCCCAGCTCGGCCCGGGGCCCTGGGTGTAGAAGCGCCGGCCGCCGCGCTCGACCAGCATCTGGCCGAGCTGTGTGACGTACTTGTTGTGCGCGCCGGGACCGAAGGCCGACGCCCCCGGATACGTGGCCGACGCGCCGGTGCTGGTCGGCTTGCCGGCGCCGGTCCCCGTACCCGTACCGGTGTCCGGGCCCTTGCCGTCGGTGTCGTCCGTCACCCCCTTGTAGCGGTACGGCACGTAGCGGCTGGAGTTGCTCCAGTACGCCATGGGCGTGGCCTGCGCGCGGGTGTACGGCTTGGTCTGCTCGTAGGCGACGTACGACGCGTGCGTGTAGTCGGTCCAGCCGCCGAAGATCGTGACGTGGGAGCCCTTGTTGGGGTCGGCGGGGTTGTGGAAGAGCAGCATGTCGCCGGGCTGGAGTTCCTCGCGGTCGATTTTCACCCCGTACTCCGCGAGGCTGCCCGTCCATTCGTTGCTCCCGAGGTTCCAGGCCATCGAGACATAGCCGGAGCAGTCCTGGCGGTACCCGTCCGACCAGTACTTCTCCATGCTGTACGGCACCTGCGCGTCCACCCACCGCTTGGCCCGGTTGATGATGTCGGCGCGGGTGGACTTACGGAGCTGCCCCGAAGGCGAGCTGGAGCCGGGGCCCGGCAGCGGGCGGCCGTGGAGGGGGCCGCTGCCGCCCTGCGGGGTGTCCGGGTCGGGAGCGGCGGGCAGCGCCACCGCGTCGATCCGGTCGGCGATGTCCGGCAGGCCCACCGTGTCGATCCGGTCGGCCGTGTCCGGCAGCCCCACCGCGTCGAGCTGGGACAGGCCCGCCGGTGTCCCCGTCGGCGTCCCCGCCGGAAGGCCGGCCGCCTGCGCCGCGTGGGCACCGGCCCCCGGCGTGCCGAACGCGACCCCGGCGGCGGTCGCCAGGACGAGCGCCCTGCGCACGCCGTGCGCGGCCGGGTGACCGCCCGCGCGCACCGGCAGCCCTCTGGCCAGATCCCGACGGCGCTCCGCGCACCCCGCGCAGGCGCAGTCGAGAGCGGGCTCGTACTCCTCGAAGACCGGGACGGTCATGCGATCCCCTCCACACTCATCAAGATCTTTGGGCGCGATGGCACGGGCGTCAGTGTCTCAACTGTCCAGACAATTCGCATTTTGACGGATCAAAGGTAAGAAAAGACAATCCGACAGGCCGCAACACCCATCAAATGGTCGGAGCCATCTACCGCGATCGGGTAGAGTTCTCCAGGTCAGCAGGCGCCGCTAGCTCAGTTGGTTAGAGCAGCTGACTCTTAATCAGCGGGTCCGGGGTTCGAGTCCCTGGCGGCGCACGCACAGCGAAAGCCCCCTCACCTCACGTGAGGGGGCTTCGCGCATTCCTTCGACGCCGGGCCGGCCATCACCGCACACCCCGGCACCCAGGGGCACTCCACGACACCGGAGCGTCCCCACCGGGAAGCTTTACGACATCCACGGCATACCGCCCCACACCGCTTCGCGCGTTTGAAACCCGTGAGGCGTGGCGCATGGTCGCCACGACATCCATCACACATGCGTCACACCAGGCGCTCAAATCGCCCAAATGACCGACATTCGGCCTTTTTCTTCCTTGCGATCACGCCGGGGGTCGGACAACCTATCCTGAACTCATTGACTCCAATGGGTTATGCGGTCCGAACAGTTCCGAACAGTTGGACAGGGCACGAGGAGACGTTCCGGCGGCGAGGCCCGCCGGGGCAGGGGGACCTCCGTGCCACGCGTGGCCGCCGTCACAGGTCCGTATGCAACCGGACGGCCGCTGTTTCCTGTCCACTCCGGACAGGGGACGCAATGGACGCGTCCGGAGCGACGGTCGAGGGCGACCGGCCCGGACGGACGAACCGATCGACCAGACACGCAGCGAAGTGCGTGCGGGGGGATGGACTCATGGCGTCGACGCCGGACGGCGACCCGCAGGACAACGACGTTTCACGGACCACTCAGCTCCGGCTTCCCCCGCAGCTCAGAAGGGGCGGAGCGAGAGCGCGGCAGAAGAAGGCCGAGCTGCCCCGGTACGACTACGAGCACTACAGCCGGCTCGCGGGACCGCTGACGCGCCCCGACCCGTCGAAGCCGTACCGCGTGCAGTACCGCTCGCTCCTCTCCCAGGAGCCGCACCGCGTACGGGCGGCGCTGCTGCTCGGCGCCGCGCCGCTGCTCTCGCTCGGGCTCTTCGTCTGGCTGATGCAGCCGCAGCACTGGACCGAGCGCGACCCCAACCTCCAGAACGACACCCTGCTCGTCCTGGACATCGTCATGCTCGTCTCGATCGGTCTGATCGAGCTGTTCCGGACGATGAACGTGCTGTCGAACGCGCACGCGACGCTGGTGGCCCGCGACCCGATCCCCGTCATCCCCGAGCCCGACACCCGGGTGGCCTTCCTCACCTCCTTCGTCCCGGGCAAGGAGCCCCTGGAGATGGTGACGAAGACGCTGGAGGCCGCGGTCAAGATCCGGCACCGCGGGCTGATGCACGTCTGGCTGCTGGACGAGGGCGACGACCCGGCCGTCAAGGAGGTCTGCGCCCGGCTCGGCGTCCACCACTTCTCCCGCAAGGGCATCGCGAAGTGGAACATGGCCAAGGGCCCGCACCGCGCCAAAACCAAGCACGGCAACTACAACGCCTGGCTCGACGCGCACGGTGACCACTACGACTACTTCGCCTCCGTGGACACCGACCACATCCCGATGCCCAACTATCTGGAGCGGATGCTCGGTTACTTCCGCGACCCGGACATCGGCTTCGTCATCGGCCCGCAGGTCTACGGCAACTACGACTCGTTCGTCACGAAGGCCGCCGAGTCGCAGCAGTTCCTCTTCCACGCGCTGATCCAGCGCGCGGGCAACCGCTACGGCGCGCCCATGTTCGTCGGTACGAGCAACGCCGTCCGGATCAAGGCGCTCAAGCAGATCGGCGGGCTGTACGACTCGATCACCGAGGACATGGCCACCGGTTTCGAGATCCACCGCCACAAGAACCCGGCCACCGGCCGCAAGTGGCGCTCCGTCTACACCCCGGACGTGCTGGCCGTCGGCGAGGGCCCCAGCGCCTGGACGGACTTCTTCACCCAGCAGCTGCGCTGGTCGCGCGGTACGTACGACACGATCCTCCGGCAGTACTGGCGCGGCTTCACCACGCTCCCGCCGGGCAAGCTCTTCAACTACACGATGATGATCATCTTCTACCCGATGTCCGCCCTCAACTGGATCCTGGCCGCGCTGAGCTGCGCGCTGTTCCTGGGCATGGGCGCCTCGGGTGTGCAGATCGACCCGACGATCTGGATGATGCTGTACGGGAACGCCTCCGCCCTCCAGATCGGCCTCTACATCTGGAACCGCCGCCACAACGTCTCGCCGCACGAGCCCGAGGGCTCCGGCGGGCTGGCGGGGATGGCGATGTCCGCAATGTCAGCGCCGCTCTACGCCCGGTCGCTGATGGACGCCGTACTGAACCGCAAGAGCAAGTTCGTGGTGACGCCGAAGGGCGACTCGTCCAGCCCGGACACGCTCTCCGGCACGTTCCGGATCCATCTCTTCTTCATCGTGATCTTCGGCGGGTCGATCGTCGCGTCGTTCTTCAACGGGCACTCCCACCCGGCGATGGTCATCTGGGCCTCGCTCGCGATGCTGATCACGGCGGCGCCGATCATCGTGTGGCGGCTCGGTATGCGCGAGGAGAAGAAGAAGCGGCGGCGGGCGCGGTCTCCGCGGCACCAGGGGCCGCCTCAGGGCACGCCCGGCGGGCCACCGGCGGGCGGACCCCTCCCGCACACCGCGCCCCTCCCGGTCACCCACGACCAGACACAAGCACAGACATCAGCACCGACGTCGGCACCGACGTCCGCACAGATTTCCCTTGGGGGACGTAAGAAATGAGTGCGATTCCCGTCCGGCAACAGAACCATCGCAAGAACCGCGCGCGGCGCATCGCGATAGGCGCCGCCGTCGTGGTCGCGGTTGCCGGGTTCAACGGACCCGCCCTCTACCGGTTCAGCTCGCAGCAGTACCACGAGTACAAGATCAACCGGGCCGACTACAAGGCGGAGAACGGCCACTGGGACTTCCTCGACGTCCCGGCCCGGTTCCGGATCAACTCGATCCACGCCTCGCTGCTGCACACCGGCAAGGTGCTGCTGATAGCCGGCTCCGGGAACAACCAGAAGAACTTCGACGCGGGCAAGTTCGAGTCCGTGCTCTGGGACCCGGTGAAGAACACGTACAAGATGATCCCCACCCCCAAGGACATGTTCTGCTCCGGGCACACCCAGCTGCCCGACGGGAACCTGCTGGTGGCGGGCGGTACGAAGCGGTACGAGAAGCTCCAGGGCGATGTCACCAAAGCGGGCGGCCTGATGGTCGTCCACAACGAGGACCCGGACAAGCCGATGACCCTGCCCGCAGGCACGGTCTTCACCGGCAAGAAGAACGGCAAGACGTTCGTCTCCAAGGACCCGGTCCTCGTCGAGAAGGCCGAGAAGATCTTCGACCCGGACACGGGCGAGTTCCTCCGTACGGAGGCGGGTCTCGGCCGTATCTACGTCGAGGCGCGGGAGTCCGGCGCGAAGTACGAGACCGGCGCCGAGGACAACTACCGGGTCCAGGGCATGAAGGGCTCCGACGCCCGCAATGTGTACGGCATCGCCCAGAAGCTGGCGCTGGACAAGAAGGACTTCCAGGGCATCAGGGAGGCGTACGAGTTCGACCCGGTCGCGGAGAAGTACATCACCGTCGACCCGATGAACGAGGCGCGCTGGTACCCGACGCTCACCACGCTCAAGGACGGCAAGGTCCTGGCGATGTCCGGCCTGGACGAGATCGGCCAGATCGTGCCCGGCAAGGACGAGATCTACGATCCGGAGACGCGCGGCTGGGAGTACACCGGGATCATCCGGAAGTTCCCCACGTACCCGGCGGTCTTCCTGCTGGACAGCGGCAAGCTCTTCTACAGCGGCTCCAACGCGGGATACGGGCCGGCCGACGTCGGCCGCGATCCCGGCGTCTGGGACCTGGAGACCAACAAGTTCAGCAAGATCCCCGGGCTGAGCGACCCCGACAAGATGGAGACCTCCGCGACGGTCATGCTGCCGCCCGCGCAGGACCAGAAGTTCATGGTCATCGGCGGTGGCGGGGTCGGCGAGTCGAAGAAGTCCAGCGAGAAGTCCCGGCTGGTCGACCTGAAGGACCCCGAGCCCCGCTTCAAGGACGGCCCGAGCCTCGACAAGGGCACCCGCTACCCGAGCGCCTCCCTGCTGCCGGACGACACGGTGCTGGTCACCGGCGGCTCCGAGGACTACCGGGGGCGCGGCGGCTCCAACGTCCTCCAGGCCCGTACGTACGATCCGGCGACCGGCACGTACACCCGCCTCGCGGACCCGGCGGTGGGCCGCAACTACCACTCGGGCTCGGTGCTGCTGCCCGACGGCCGGGTCATGATCTTCGGCTCGGACTCGCTGTACGCGGACAAGGCCAACACCAAGCCGGGCGTCTTCGAGCAGCGCATCGAGATCTACACGCCGCCGTATCTCTACCGCGACTCCCGCCCCGAACTCACCGGTGGCCCCAAGGAGATCGAGCGCGGCGGCACGGCCGTCTTCAAGGCGGCGGACCCGGCCTCGATCAAGACGGCGAAGCTGATGCGCCCGAGCGCGGTCACCCATGTGACGGACGTGGAGCAGCGCTCGATCGCGCTGGACCTGAAGAAGACGAAGGACGGCATCGAGATCACGGTCCCGAAGAACACGGCCCTGGTCCCGGCCGGCTGGTACATGCTCTTCGTGACGGACGAGAAGGGGACGCCGTCGGAGGCGGTGTGGGTGGACATCCCGTAGCGCACGGGGCGGGGCGGGAGACGAGCACCCTGCCGGAGAGGGAGAACGGACCACTTTCCTACTCGTTTGATAAAGTCGGCCCATGAGTGATTCTCCCTCTCCTCCTCCCCCTCCCACCCCTTCTCCGTACAGCGTCGGAGAAGGCCCCGCGACAAGAGTCAGCCTCTCCCTGCCGGAGGGCACGGCAGAGGCGATCCGCCGGCGCGTCGGCAAGCGTGAATTCTCGGCGTTCATCACCCTGGCGGTCGAGCGCGAGCTGCGCGGTCAGATCCTGGACGAGTACCTGGCCGACTACGAGCGCCGGAAGGGGCCGGTCTCGGAAGCGGAGCAGGAGCGGGCGCGCCGGGTGTTCGACGAGGTGTTCACGGAGGAGAGCCAGTGGCCCGCCGCAAGCTGAGCCACGAGGGCACGCTCGTCCTCGACTGCGAAGGACTGTCGAAACTCGTCTCCGACGACGAGCCCGCGGTCGCCCTGGTCTCCGAGGCGCGCAGACGTGGCATGGAGGTGGTGATCAGCGCATTGACCATCATCGAAGCCGCACACCGCCGTACGGACAAGGCGCGGCTCGCCTGGATCCTGTCAGGTGTGCGGATCGTCCACATCGGCGACGAGGAGGCGAAGGCGGCCTCGGAGCTGCTGATCAGCACCGGACTCCACGGTCACAAGTACGCCATCGACGCCACCGTCGCCGAGATGGCGCTGCGGCAACAGCGCCCGGTCGTCATGCTCACCTCGGATTCCGACGACATGACGAAGCTCTGCGGCAATCAGGTACGGGTCGTGGCTGTATAGCCGTGCTCGGCGCGGCGGAGGTACGGGTCCGTGGATGCGCGGCCGTGATCGGCGCGGAGCGGTGGCCCCCGGCTATGCTGGCCGGGACGCGCGGCGACTGGCGCACGGGGAAGTGACCCCGGGGAAGCCGCGCGGGCCGAGCACACGGGGTGCCGCCCGCCTGGGCACCTACGGGACATGTCCCGTACGGGTGCGCGGCGGGGCAGGTGGCCGGGCACCCGGGACGGGACGACGACCGAACGATACGGATCGCGCCCCCGGAGGCCCCACAATGACAACAACGCCCGCAACAACTCCCGTTCCCACTCCCCACCCCACCCTCTCGGCCGCCGACCCCGAACTGGCGGCGCTGATCGGGGCGGAGGAGCGGCTCCAGTCCGACACGCTGCGGCTCATCCCGAGCGAGAACTACGCGTCGAGCGCGGTGCTGGAAGCGTCCGGCACCGTCCTCCAGAACAAGTACAGCGAGGGCTACCCGGGCCGCCGCTACTACGAGGGCCAGCAGATCATCGACCAGGTCGAGCGGCTCGCGGTGGCCCGCGCCAAGGCCGTCTTCGGCGTCGAGCACGCCAATGTGCAGCCGTACTCCGGCTCCCCGGCGAACCTCGCCGTCTACCTCGCCTTCGCCCGGCCCGGCGATACGGTCATGGGCATGGCGCTGCCGATGGGCGGCCACCTCACCCACGGCTGGAGCGTCTCGGCGACGGGCTCGTGGTTCCGGGGCGTCCAGTACGGCGTACGGGCGGACACCGGCCGGATCGATCTCGACGAGGTGCGCGACCTGGCGCTCAAGGAGCGGCCGAAGATCATCTTCTGTGGCGGTACGGCTCTCCCCCGGACGATCGACTTCGCGGGCTTCGCGGAGATCGCCCAGGAGTCCGGCGCCGTCCTGGTCGCCGACATCGCGCATATCGCCGGCCTGATCGCGGGCGGCGCGCACCCGTCGCCCGTCCCGTACGCGGACGTCATCTCGACGACCACGCACAAGACCCTGCGCGGCCCGCGCGGCGCGATGCTGATGTCGCGCGCGGAACACGCCAAGGCGCTCGACAAGG encodes the following:
- a CDS encoding peptidoglycan-binding protein produces the protein MTVPVFEEYEPALDCACAGCAERRRDLARGLPVRAGGHPAAHGVRRALVLATAAGVAFGTPGAGAHAAQAAGLPAGTPTGTPAGLSQLDAVGLPDTADRIDTVGLPDIADRIDAVALPAAPDPDTPQGGSGPLHGRPLPGPGSSSPSGQLRKSTRADIINRAKRWVDAQVPYSMEKYWSDGYRQDCSGYVSMAWNLGSNEWTGSLAEYGVKIDREELQPGDMLLFHNPADPNKGSHVTIFGGWTDYTHASYVAYEQTKPYTRAQATPMAYWSNSSRYVPYRYKGVTDDTDGKGPDTGTGTGTGAGKPTSTGASATYPGASAFGPGAHNKYVTQLGQMLVERGGRRFYTQGPGPSWGEADRRATQAFQLAQGWRGAEADGLPGPETWRYLVKGLGKDIPPAGAGAAPAAGPGAGAGLAGGAGAGPGAQGGRGTQVSAGAKASAFPGAGHFRPGRSSAYVAELGRQLVRKGFGKHYVSGPGTRWTEADRRNVEAFQRAQGWRGAEADGYPGPQTWRRLFA
- a CDS encoding glycosyltransferase family 2 protein, which produces MASTPDGDPQDNDVSRTTQLRLPPQLRRGGARARQKKAELPRYDYEHYSRLAGPLTRPDPSKPYRVQYRSLLSQEPHRVRAALLLGAAPLLSLGLFVWLMQPQHWTERDPNLQNDTLLVLDIVMLVSIGLIELFRTMNVLSNAHATLVARDPIPVIPEPDTRVAFLTSFVPGKEPLEMVTKTLEAAVKIRHRGLMHVWLLDEGDDPAVKEVCARLGVHHFSRKGIAKWNMAKGPHRAKTKHGNYNAWLDAHGDHYDYFASVDTDHIPMPNYLERMLGYFRDPDIGFVIGPQVYGNYDSFVTKAAESQQFLFHALIQRAGNRYGAPMFVGTSNAVRIKALKQIGGLYDSITEDMATGFEIHRHKNPATGRKWRSVYTPDVLAVGEGPSAWTDFFTQQLRWSRGTYDTILRQYWRGFTTLPPGKLFNYTMMIIFYPMSALNWILAALSCALFLGMGASGVQIDPTIWMMLYGNASALQIGLYIWNRRHNVSPHEPEGSGGLAGMAMSAMSAPLYARSLMDAVLNRKSKFVVTPKGDSSSPDTLSGTFRIHLFFIVIFGGSIVASFFNGHSHPAMVIWASLAMLITAAPIIVWRLGMREEKKKRRRARSPRHQGPPQGTPGGPPAGGPLPHTAPLPVTHDQTQAQTSAPTSAPTSAQISLGGRKK
- a CDS encoding PIN domain-containing protein, which gives rise to MARRKLSHEGTLVLDCEGLSKLVSDDEPAVALVSEARRRGMEVVISALTIIEAAHRRTDKARLAWILSGVRIVHIGDEEAKAASELLISTGLHGHKYAIDATVAEMALRQQRPVVMLTSDSDDMTKLCGNQVRVVAV
- the glxA gene encoding radical copper oxidase GlxA; the encoded protein is MSAIPVRQQNHRKNRARRIAIGAAVVVAVAGFNGPALYRFSSQQYHEYKINRADYKAENGHWDFLDVPARFRINSIHASLLHTGKVLLIAGSGNNQKNFDAGKFESVLWDPVKNTYKMIPTPKDMFCSGHTQLPDGNLLVAGGTKRYEKLQGDVTKAGGLMVVHNEDPDKPMTLPAGTVFTGKKNGKTFVSKDPVLVEKAEKIFDPDTGEFLRTEAGLGRIYVEARESGAKYETGAEDNYRVQGMKGSDARNVYGIAQKLALDKKDFQGIREAYEFDPVAEKYITVDPMNEARWYPTLTTLKDGKVLAMSGLDEIGQIVPGKDEIYDPETRGWEYTGIIRKFPTYPAVFLLDSGKLFYSGSNAGYGPADVGRDPGVWDLETNKFSKIPGLSDPDKMETSATVMLPPAQDQKFMVIGGGGVGESKKSSEKSRLVDLKDPEPRFKDGPSLDKGTRYPSASLLPDDTVLVTGGSEDYRGRGGSNVLQARTYDPATGTYTRLADPAVGRNYHSGSVLLPDGRVMIFGSDSLYADKANTKPGVFEQRIEIYTPPYLYRDSRPELTGGPKEIERGGTAVFKAADPASIKTAKLMRPSAVTHVTDVEQRSIALDLKKTKDGIEITVPKNTALVPAGWYMLFVTDEKGTPSEAVWVDIP